From the Oceanicaulis alexandrii DSM 11625 genome, one window contains:
- a CDS encoding dihydrofolate reductase — protein MTHIKLAIVVAVARNGVIGRAGDLPWRIPSDLKRFKQVTLGKPVVMGRKTWDSLPRKPLPGRANFVISRSMTAAAGAYVFADVDACLDEARAAAVDAGTDEVCLIGGAQLYADLLPRVDRIYLTEVDLEPEGDAHFPKLDQADWREISAERVEASDTDDAGFTLRVLDRKRTV, from the coding sequence ATGACCCACATCAAGCTCGCCATTGTTGTCGCGGTCGCCAGAAACGGCGTCATCGGGCGCGCGGGCGATCTGCCCTGGCGCATCCCCTCTGATCTCAAACGGTTCAAGCAGGTGACCTTGGGCAAGCCGGTGGTGATGGGGCGCAAGACCTGGGATAGCTTGCCGCGCAAGCCTTTGCCGGGGCGGGCGAATTTCGTGATCAGCCGGTCGATGACGGCTGCGGCGGGCGCCTATGTGTTCGCCGATGTCGACGCGTGCCTCGATGAAGCGCGCGCCGCGGCTGTGGATGCGGGAACCGATGAGGTCTGCCTGATCGGCGGGGCGCAGCTTTACGCCGACCTGCTGCCGCGCGTGGACCGTATCTATCTCACTGAGGTGGATCTGGAGCCTGAGGGCGACGCGCATTTTCCAAAGCTTGATCAGGCGGACTGGCGTGAAATCAGCGCTGAACGCGTCGAGGCGTCCGACACAGACGATGCCGGGTTCACCCTGAGGGTGCTCGATCGCAAGCGGACGGTTTAG
- a CDS encoding thymidylate synthase — translation MIGSPIERAYLDLLHEIMETGEDQTDRTGTGTRGVFGRQIRCDLADGFPLLTTKKVHFKSIAVELLWFIKGITNVKWLQERGVSIWDEWADENGELGPVYGKQWRRWEGPNGEEIDQLAALIDQIKQSPDSRRHVISAWNPADVPSMALPPCHTLFQFKVLGGRLHLQLYQRSADMFLGVPFNIASYALLLAMVAQATGYEPGEYVHTFGDAHIYSNHFDQVREQLSRTPRALPSLTLNPDVTDLFAFEYEDITIEGYDPHARISAPVAV, via the coding sequence ATGATCGGCTCCCCCATCGAGCGCGCTTATCTCGACTTGCTGCACGAGATCATGGAGACGGGTGAAGACCAGACCGACCGCACCGGCACCGGCACGCGTGGCGTGTTCGGCCGCCAGATCCGCTGTGACCTCGCCGACGGCTTCCCGCTGCTGACCACCAAGAAGGTCCATTTCAAATCCATCGCGGTGGAGCTGTTGTGGTTCATCAAGGGCATCACCAACGTCAAATGGCTGCAAGAGCGCGGCGTCAGCATCTGGGATGAATGGGCGGACGAGAACGGCGAGCTCGGCCCCGTCTACGGCAAGCAATGGCGCCGCTGGGAAGGGCCGAACGGCGAGGAGATCGACCAGCTGGCCGCCCTGATCGACCAGATCAAGCAAAGCCCTGACAGCCGCCGTCATGTGATCAGCGCCTGGAACCCCGCCGACGTGCCGTCCATGGCGCTGCCGCCCTGTCATACGCTGTTCCAGTTCAAGGTGCTGGGCGGACGCTTGCACCTGCAGCTCTATCAGCGCAGCGCGGACATGTTCCTCGGGGTGCCGTTCAACATCGCCAGCTATGCGCTGTTGCTCGCCATGGTCGCGCAAGCCACCGGCTATGAGCCGGGCGAGTACGTGCACACCTTTGGCGACGCGCACATTTATTCCAACCATTTCGACCAGGTGCGCGAACAGCTGTCGCGCACCCCGCGCGCCTTGCCGTCGCTGACGCTCAACCCGGACGTGACCGATCTGTTCGCGTTCGAGTACGAAGACATCACGATCGAGGGCTATGATCCCCATGCGCGCATTTCCGCGCCGGTGGCGGTGTAG
- a CDS encoding DUF6624 domain-containing protein → MSSFSHTTLAFLIGLSALLGACSAQADPGDSNPPSADDMFDAYLEEDRALASNLRAITPDATLEILRQRTERDQRVRMLMLDLLETPGAGPNEATLTWLRLIRHMNGIDRDNATWLKARLVDIDWFTRSDYGEQADNDAFLIVQHATHDPEFMRDVHARFARLTVTGEVAPDNYALLTDRLAVMDGAPQPYGSQFECADGEQRLQTPLADPEPVVDQRRAEVGLPPLAHYIELLPDCSTLPGGG, encoded by the coding sequence ATGAGCTCGTTTTCACACACCACCCTCGCCTTCCTGATCGGGCTGAGTGCGCTTCTGGGCGCATGTTCGGCGCAGGCCGACCCCGGAGACTCAAACCCTCCCAGCGCTGACGATATGTTTGACGCCTATCTCGAAGAGGATCGCGCTCTGGCGTCCAATCTCAGAGCCATAACACCGGACGCCACGCTGGAGATCCTGCGACAACGCACGGAACGCGATCAGCGTGTTCGCATGCTGATGCTGGACTTGCTCGAGACCCCTGGCGCAGGCCCGAATGAGGCCACGCTGACCTGGCTGCGTCTGATACGACACATGAACGGCATAGATCGGGACAATGCGACCTGGTTGAAGGCCCGCCTTGTGGATATCGACTGGTTCACCCGTTCAGACTATGGCGAACAAGCCGACAATGACGCCTTCCTGATCGTACAGCACGCCACACACGATCCGGAGTTCATGCGGGATGTTCATGCCCGTTTCGCACGACTGACCGTGACTGGAGAGGTTGCGCCCGACAATTACGCCTTGCTGACCGACCGTCTGGCCGTGATGGATGGAGCGCCGCAGCCTTATGGTTCGCAGTTTGAGTGCGCCGATGGCGAGCAACGCTTGCAAACGCCCTTGGCGGACCCGGAACCTGTCGTGGACCAGCGTCGCGCCGAGGTCGGACTGCCTCCCTTGGCGCATTACATCGAGCTGCTGCCAGATTGCAGCACTCTTCCCGGCGGCGGATAA
- the hflK gene encoding FtsH protease activity modulator HflK: MPWNDNAGGGGPWGSGGGGQNNNNNNPWGRGPNGPGRGPSGGGQEPDLEELVRRFQQWLGGKGPRGGGRGGSGKGGSGGGLVGVVAGLIAIGVITAASVYQVGPGEAGVVQRFGEYVRTTGAGLRIKLPYPIETVETVNVTEIRSVTIGSTPQEALMVTRDENIVDLSFTVQWQVDPTRVRDFVFNVRDQASMVRAVSESAMREVVGTSDLQPIIGTGRGEVAQRAEEIIQDTLDLYESGIQLVGLQLQESAPPEEVIAAFQDVISAEQDAEAIALQATAYANRVVPEARGDAVRLLEESRGYRDQVVAEAQGQADRFNSIYTEYAQAPAVTRERMYLETMEQVLGRSDLIILDQDGAANGAVPYLPLDQLGRNRGDVNRAAGSGQGG; the protein is encoded by the coding sequence ATGCCCTGGAACGACAATGCAGGCGGCGGCGGCCCATGGGGCTCCGGCGGCGGCGGTCAGAATAACAATAACAACAACCCCTGGGGCCGCGGCCCCAACGGGCCGGGCCGTGGCCCGTCCGGCGGGGGTCAGGAGCCTGACCTTGAGGAATTGGTGCGCCGGTTCCAGCAATGGCTCGGCGGCAAGGGTCCGCGCGGCGGTGGCCGTGGCGGCTCTGGAAAAGGCGGTTCAGGCGGCGGCCTGGTCGGCGTGGTGGCGGGGCTGATCGCCATCGGCGTCATCACCGCAGCGTCCGTCTATCAGGTCGGTCCGGGTGAAGCGGGCGTGGTGCAGCGCTTTGGCGAATACGTGCGCACGACCGGCGCCGGTCTTCGCATCAAGCTGCCCTATCCGATCGAAACGGTTGAAACCGTCAACGTCACCGAGATCCGCTCCGTGACGATCGGTTCGACGCCGCAAGAAGCGCTGATGGTCACCCGCGATGAAAACATCGTGGACCTGTCCTTCACCGTTCAGTGGCAAGTCGATCCGACCCGGGTTCGGGACTTTGTCTTCAACGTTCGTGACCAGGCCTCCATGGTTCGCGCGGTGTCTGAAAGCGCCATGCGTGAAGTGGTGGGCACCTCCGACCTGCAGCCGATCATCGGTACGGGTCGTGGCGAAGTGGCTCAGCGCGCTGAAGAGATCATTCAGGACACGCTCGACCTGTATGAGTCCGGCATTCAGCTCGTGGGTCTGCAATTGCAGGAATCCGCGCCGCCTGAAGAGGTGATTGCAGCCTTCCAGGACGTGATCAGCGCCGAGCAGGACGCCGAGGCCATTGCTCTGCAAGCCACAGCCTACGCCAACCGCGTTGTTCCTGAAGCCCGCGGCGACGCCGTACGGCTTCTGGAAGAATCGCGCGGCTATCGTGACCAGGTGGTCGCCGAGGCCCAGGGTCAGGCGGACCGCTTCAACTCGATCTACACCGAATACGCCCAGGCTCCGGCCGTGACGCGTGAGCGGATGTATCTTGAGACCATGGAACAGGTTCTGGGCCGGTCCGACCTGATCATTCTCGATCAGGACGGCGCTGCGAACGGGGCGGTTCCGTATCTGCCGCTCGATCAGCTGGGTCGGAACCGGGGCGACGTCAATCGCGCCGCAGGCTCAGGGCAGGGAGGTTAA
- a CDS encoding PadR family transcriptional regulator gives MTDAEAKLDRQMRKGLLGVAALSALANAPQHGYALAQTLHALFGASVPEGTLYPLLSGFEEEGWVGTEWDTTRPGPARKVYRITESGREALQRFRARFELLAGAIKEGFS, from the coding sequence ATGACAGACGCTGAAGCGAAGCTGGACCGACAAATGCGCAAGGGTTTGCTGGGTGTGGCGGCCTTGTCTGCGCTGGCGAACGCGCCCCAGCATGGCTACGCGCTTGCGCAAACCCTGCACGCGCTGTTTGGCGCGTCTGTTCCTGAAGGCACGCTCTACCCCTTGCTCTCCGGATTTGAAGAGGAGGGTTGGGTCGGTACGGAATGGGACACCACGCGCCCGGGACCCGCGCGCAAGGTTTATCGCATTACGGAGAGCGGACGCGAGGCGCTGCAGCGCTTCAGGGCGCGCTTCGAGCTGCTGGCTGGCGCGATCAAGGAGGGTTTTTCATGA
- a CDS encoding heavy metal translocating P-type ATPase, which translates to MTQTAAPSTLTLSLSGLTCAGCVRKVETALSKSDGVERANINFATSRAQVTGADLDEARLIAAVQSVGFEAERYEPAPDRAAREEADKARERADLKRQLILAAVLTLPVFVLEMGGHMIPAFHHFIMNTLGQTLSWSIQFVLTTLVLAFPGRRFFTLGGQALFRLAPEMNALVALGAGAAWAYSTLVLVAPELFPVEARHIYFEAAAMITTLILAGRYMEARARGRTSAAIRKLIGLRPQTARVERDGEIVELTLDAIIPGDQVHVRPGERLPVDGTVADGQSYVDESMLTGEPVPVLKSEGDAVVGGSMNTNGALTIRTERTGADTVLSQIIAMVEHAQGAKLPIQSLVDRVTGVFVPAVIAIALITFFVWLILAPDAGVSEALVKAVAVLIIACPCAMGLATPTSIMVGAGRGAELGVLFRQGEALQSLAGIRVAAFDKTGTLTEGRPALTAIHTSGDLGEDDALALAAALEHKSEHPIARAVLKAADERAISLPALNDWRAEAGFGVTAVLDDQSVALGSKRYMTRLGVDLDPLAPAIKALDESGVTVIILARDTQVQAVFGVSDPIRSGAFEALEALRRQGVKIAMITGDGEAPAHAVGQALGIEDIRAETPPDEKYQAVASLRKAYGPIAFIGDGINDAAALAEADVGVAMGSGSDIAVESADVVLMRDDPARVAAALGLSRATLNNIKQNLVWAFGYNALLIPVAAGVFTPVFGWSLSPIFAAAAMAASSVCVLTNALRLRGFKA; encoded by the coding sequence ATGACCCAGACCGCTGCGCCCTCTACACTCACCCTGTCTCTCTCCGGCCTGACCTGTGCGGGCTGTGTGCGCAAGGTCGAGACCGCGCTGTCCAAGAGCGACGGCGTCGAGCGCGCCAACATCAATTTTGCGACCTCCCGGGCGCAGGTCACAGGTGCGGATCTGGATGAAGCCAGGCTGATCGCAGCGGTGCAGAGCGTCGGCTTTGAGGCGGAGCGCTATGAGCCCGCGCCGGATCGCGCCGCCCGCGAGGAAGCAGACAAGGCGCGCGAGCGCGCAGATCTCAAACGCCAGCTGATCCTCGCAGCCGTTCTGACCCTGCCGGTCTTCGTGCTGGAAATGGGCGGGCATATGATCCCGGCCTTCCATCATTTCATCATGAACACGCTGGGCCAGACGCTGAGCTGGTCAATCCAGTTCGTGCTGACGACGCTGGTGCTGGCCTTCCCCGGTCGCCGCTTCTTCACGCTGGGCGGCCAGGCCCTGTTCCGGCTGGCGCCGGAAATGAATGCGCTGGTGGCTTTGGGCGCTGGCGCGGCCTGGGCCTATTCCACTTTGGTTCTTGTGGCGCCCGAGCTGTTCCCGGTTGAGGCGCGCCACATTTATTTCGAAGCCGCCGCGATGATCACCACCTTGATCCTGGCGGGCCGGTATATGGAAGCGCGCGCCAGGGGCCGCACCAGCGCCGCCATCCGCAAGCTGATCGGCCTGCGTCCGCAAACCGCGCGGGTGGAGCGTGACGGCGAGATCGTCGAGCTTACGCTGGACGCGATCATCCCCGGCGATCAGGTTCATGTGCGCCCCGGCGAGCGCCTGCCCGTAGATGGGACAGTGGCGGACGGCCAGTCCTATGTGGATGAATCTATGCTGACGGGCGAGCCGGTTCCGGTGCTCAAATCAGAAGGTGACGCTGTCGTCGGCGGTTCGATGAACACCAATGGCGCGCTGACCATCCGCACCGAACGGACAGGCGCGGATACGGTGCTGAGCCAGATCATCGCCATGGTCGAACACGCCCAGGGCGCCAAACTGCCGATCCAGTCCTTGGTCGACCGGGTGACAGGGGTTTTCGTGCCCGCCGTGATCGCCATCGCTCTGATCACCTTTTTCGTCTGGCTGATACTGGCCCCGGATGCGGGGGTGAGTGAGGCGCTGGTGAAAGCCGTCGCCGTGCTGATCATCGCCTGCCCGTGCGCCATGGGGCTGGCGACGCCCACCTCGATCATGGTGGGCGCGGGCCGCGGCGCCGAACTGGGCGTGCTGTTCCGCCAGGGCGAAGCGTTGCAATCGCTCGCAGGCATCCGCGTCGCCGCCTTTGACAAGACCGGCACCCTGACCGAGGGCCGCCCGGCGCTGACCGCGATCCATACAAGCGGCGATCTGGGCGAAGACGACGCGCTCGCGCTCGCCGCCGCACTGGAACACAAGAGCGAGCACCCGATCGCCCGCGCCGTCCTCAAAGCCGCAGATGAGCGTGCGATCTCCCTGCCTGCGCTGAACGACTGGCGCGCCGAAGCCGGGTTCGGCGTGACAGCTGTTCTGGACGATCAAAGCGTCGCGCTGGGCTCCAAACGCTATATGACGCGGCTCGGCGTGGATCTCGATCCGCTGGCGCCCGCCATCAAGGCGCTCGATGAGTCCGGCGTCACAGTGATCATCCTCGCGCGGGACACCCAGGTTCAAGCCGTCTTCGGCGTCTCCGACCCGATCCGCTCCGGCGCTTTTGAAGCTCTTGAGGCCTTACGCCGTCAGGGCGTCAAAATCGCCATGATCACCGGTGATGGCGAGGCGCCGGCGCATGCGGTTGGACAGGCGCTCGGGATTGAAGATATCCGCGCCGAAACGCCGCCAGATGAGAAATACCAGGCCGTCGCATCCCTGCGCAAAGCCTACGGCCCGATCGCCTTTATCGGCGACGGCATTAATGACGCCGCCGCCCTCGCCGAGGCCGATGTGGGCGTCGCCATGGGATCAGGCTCTGACATCGCCGTGGAAAGCGCGGACGTCGTCCTGATGCGCGACGATCCCGCCAGAGTGGCCGCAGCCCTGGGGCTGAGCCGGGCGACCCTGAACAATATCAAGCAGAATCTGGTCTGGGCGTTTGGCTATAACGCACTGCTGATCCCGGTGGCGGCGGGCGTGTTCACGCCCGTCTTCGGCTGGTCGCTGTCGCCGATCTTCGCCGCCGCCGCCATGGCGGCCTCCAGCGTATGCGTGCTCACCAATGCCTTGAGGCTGCGCGGCTTCAAGGCCTGA
- a CDS encoding DUF1700 domain-containing protein, giving the protein MKLARIHDLADKTAREHAQAWFDRFEAAYAGESAARKTARDLLETHLIEALHDDASASVRQVDEALARLGAPEEIAAEWSGASLVSSQNGARQKIARLAGSLARGVSIVIGLLMLAAAFARLSDPASVGLFQLADGSWLVGTVNGQDVSKDVLGGWTVPVALFLALAFLIGASARSGVWSAITGWRKRGNVSPFS; this is encoded by the coding sequence ATGAAACTGGCTCGCATTCACGATCTTGCCGACAAAACGGCGCGAGAGCATGCACAAGCGTGGTTTGACCGCTTTGAGGCGGCCTATGCGGGAGAGTCGGCAGCGCGAAAGACCGCGCGGGACCTGTTGGAGACCCATCTGATTGAGGCGCTCCACGACGATGCGAGCGCTAGCGTGCGGCAGGTGGATGAAGCCCTGGCGCGTCTCGGCGCCCCTGAGGAAATTGCCGCGGAGTGGAGCGGCGCTTCACTGGTATCGTCGCAGAATGGCGCACGCCAGAAGATCGCCAGACTGGCTGGCAGCCTGGCGCGCGGCGTATCGATTGTCATAGGGCTTTTGATGCTGGCGGCGGCCTTCGCACGTTTGAGCGATCCGGCCTCTGTCGGCCTTTTCCAGCTTGCAGACGGTTCATGGCTCGTCGGCACCGTGAATGGTCAGGACGTGTCAAAAGACGTGCTGGGAGGTTGGACCGTTCCGGTCGCCCTGTTCCTGGCGCTGGCTTTCCTGATAGGGGCCAGCGCCAGGTCGGGTGTCTGGAGCGCCATTACGGGATGGCGCAAACGCGGGAATGTCAGCCCATTTTCATGA
- a CDS encoding methyl-accepting chemotaxis protein yields MSTRPDPAAASEHQAASDQPDPTGSEALSAFGVSMADVSGVIDETSRTILSLKEAFAALDQDARATLDQSRSILAVTQQTQAHSQSAATAMTDADTALGQTGQDIATLVKTVGAMQGQVGVLLDALNRVGDMSNTIERIASQTNLLALNATIEAARAGEAGRGFAIVAGEVKALASETANATLTIQGLLTEIRGEGDTLVNLGETAAKAGDEVSQSTGHLSTLVQGMSDAISGMSRSSVEAARDAGEIQQRTEHLTEQVQTLSSVVSTSSDQLDQSAAQISQTVDDADAMVVQAALDGAQTRDGVFIGMVQSARDEIMAAFENALATGDIQLEDLFDEVYTPIEGTNPQQVMTRFTALTDRLLPPIQERVASQHPDIVFCAAVDRNGYLPTHNQKFSQPQSRDPDWNAANCRNRRIFNDRVGLRAGQNTKTVLLQTYRRDMGAGRFVMMKDLSAPIYIAGRHWGGLRLAYRIASDS; encoded by the coding sequence ATGTCTACACGGCCTGATCCCGCCGCCGCTTCCGAACACCAAGCCGCTTCAGATCAACCGGACCCCACCGGATCTGAAGCGCTCTCCGCGTTTGGCGTATCCATGGCCGATGTATCGGGGGTCATTGACGAGACGTCCCGCACCATCCTGAGCCTGAAAGAGGCGTTCGCCGCACTCGATCAAGACGCCCGCGCGACGCTTGACCAGAGCCGGTCCATCCTGGCCGTCACCCAACAGACGCAAGCGCATTCGCAAAGCGCCGCGACCGCCATGACCGATGCAGATACGGCGCTGGGGCAAACAGGTCAGGACATCGCCACCCTGGTCAAAACCGTCGGCGCAATGCAGGGCCAGGTCGGCGTGCTGCTGGATGCGCTCAATCGTGTGGGCGACATGTCCAACACGATCGAACGCATCGCCAGCCAGACCAATTTGCTGGCGCTGAACGCCACCATCGAGGCCGCCCGTGCGGGCGAAGCCGGTCGCGGCTTCGCCATTGTGGCCGGCGAGGTGAAAGCGCTGGCCAGTGAAACCGCAAACGCCACACTGACCATTCAGGGTCTGCTCACCGAAATCCGGGGCGAAGGCGATACGCTCGTCAATCTGGGCGAAACCGCCGCCAAGGCCGGGGATGAAGTCAGCCAGTCCACCGGACATCTCAGCACGCTGGTCCAAGGCATGTCCGACGCGATCAGCGGCATGTCCCGCTCCAGTGTTGAGGCGGCGCGCGACGCAGGCGAAATCCAGCAACGCACAGAACACCTGACCGAACAGGTTCAGACACTCAGCAGCGTCGTCAGCACGTCCTCCGACCAGCTTGACCAGTCTGCGGCCCAGATCAGCCAGACCGTGGATGACGCCGACGCCATGGTCGTACAGGCCGCGCTTGATGGCGCACAGACACGCGATGGCGTCTTCATCGGCATGGTTCAATCGGCCAGAGATGAAATCATGGCGGCGTTCGAGAACGCCTTGGCGACCGGAGACATTCAGCTGGAAGACCTGTTTGACGAGGTCTACACGCCGATTGAAGGCACCAATCCGCAGCAAGTCATGACCCGTTTCACGGCTCTGACTGACCGCCTGCTACCGCCCATACAGGAACGTGTCGCCAGCCAGCATCCTGACATCGTGTTTTGCGCGGCTGTGGACCGGAACGGCTATCTGCCCACCCATAATCAGAAGTTCTCCCAGCCCCAGAGCCGGGATCCGGACTGGAACGCCGCCAATTGCCGCAACCGCCGGATCTTCAATGATCGAGTCGGCCTACGCGCCGGCCAGAACACCAAAACCGTTCTGCTGCAGACCTATCGCAGAGATATGGGCGCCGGTCGTTTTGTCATGATGAAGGATCTCAGCGCGCCCATTTACATCGCGGGGCGGCACTGGGGCGGGCTGCGGCTGGCGTACCGGATTGCTTCAGACAGCTAG
- a CDS encoding TIGR02391 family protein: protein MDSRALRVHYGRLLGLRSAIDSQDEINIEGVMGVSVLAVLKALLDMGVDELKDLLDIPEVAAASNYDYISKAQTMLAVEQAIAILEYGYGVKEQVVELGSLYNSIKDPQLRDRCADLLASNSKFDRVINQATLVLEDRIRKKVGGSDLTGTRLANQFIKSDATSSPIVFSTDGDEQKGYADLVRGVFLALRNGTHHQISDEFSREDAFAICAFIDRLLRLLEVASFRKDI from the coding sequence ATGGATAGCCGAGCACTTAGAGTACATTACGGACGCTTACTTGGTTTGCGGTCTGCGATAGATTCTCAGGACGAAATAAATATTGAAGGTGTGATGGGAGTTTCCGTGCTGGCAGTGCTCAAAGCGTTGCTAGACATGGGCGTTGATGAGCTAAAAGATTTGCTTGATATACCTGAAGTTGCCGCAGCTAGTAACTATGACTATATTTCTAAGGCTCAGACTATGCTGGCGGTTGAGCAAGCTATCGCCATTTTAGAGTATGGTTATGGTGTAAAGGAGCAGGTAGTTGAGCTGGGGAGCCTCTACAACTCAATCAAAGACCCACAGCTTCGCGATCGGTGTGCGGACTTACTGGCTTCAAACTCAAAGTTTGACCGTGTAATCAATCAGGCAACTTTAGTTTTAGAAGATAGAATTCGAAAAAAGGTTGGAGGGTCAGATTTGACGGGTACGCGGCTCGCCAACCAGTTTATCAAATCTGATGCGACATCTTCGCCCATAGTCTTCTCTACCGATGGGGACGAGCAGAAGGGATATGCGGATTTGGTGCGGGGTGTGTTTCTAGCTCTTAGGAATGGCACCCATCACCAAATTTCGGACGAGTTCAGTCGGGAAGATGCATTCGCCATCTGTGCATTTATCGACAGACTTCTTCGTCTTTTAGAGGTCGCCTCCTTTCGGAAAGACATATGA
- the hflC gene encoding protease modulator HflC has product MRFLTIALVVILGGLLIAVATATYTVAETRSALVLRFGDPVRVINDIGDDEAGLHFKLPWEEVLLFDRRNVEFDMRPQQLQAGDQERLEVDAFLRYRIVNPLRYFQTVRNEAGANARLGSIMEDALRAVVGSISSQDVISGQRAELMDRVERSVDAAVTRADLGIEVIDVRILRADLPNEVEERVFLRMRSERQQEASRIRAEGEERSREIRAAADREATVILANARADADRIRGEGDAQRNAIYAAAYGQDEEFFRFYRSMIAYETALREGTPIVMGPDSAFFDYFGSQRGR; this is encoded by the coding sequence ATGAGATTTCTGACAATCGCCCTCGTGGTCATTCTGGGCGGTCTTCTGATCGCTGTGGCCACCGCCACCTATACGGTCGCCGAGACTCGCTCCGCCCTGGTGCTGCGTTTCGGTGATCCGGTTCGCGTCATCAACGATATCGGCGATGACGAAGCCGGGCTGCACTTCAAGCTGCCCTGGGAAGAGGTCCTGCTGTTTGACCGCCGCAATGTCGAGTTCGACATGCGTCCGCAACAACTGCAGGCCGGCGACCAGGAACGTCTCGAAGTGGACGCCTTCCTGCGCTACCGGATCGTCAATCCGCTGCGCTACTTCCAGACTGTTCGCAATGAGGCCGGCGCGAACGCCCGCCTTGGCTCGATCATGGAAGATGCGTTGCGCGCCGTGGTCGGCTCGATCTCCTCTCAGGACGTCATCTCCGGCCAGCGCGCCGAGCTGATGGATCGGGTGGAGCGTTCGGTGGACGCCGCCGTGACCCGCGCTGATCTCGGCATTGAGGTCATCGACGTGCGCATTCTGCGCGCCGATCTTCCCAATGAAGTGGAAGAGCGTGTGTTCTTGCGCATGCGGTCTGAACGTCAGCAGGAAGCCTCCCGCATCCGCGCTGAAGGTGAAGAGCGCTCGCGTGAGATTCGCGCCGCTGCGGATCGTGAAGCGACGGTTATTCTCGCCAACGCCCGCGCCGACGCGGATCGGATCCGCGGTGAGGGCGACGCCCAGCGGAACGCCATCTATGCGGCGGCTTACGGGCAGGACGAGGAGTTCTTCCGCTTCTATCGCTCCATGATCGCCTATGAGACGGCGCTGCGTGAAGGCACCCCCATCGTGATGGGGCCTGACAGCGCCTTCTTTGACTATTTCGGATCCCAGAGAGGCCGTTAA
- a CDS encoding VOC family protein, giving the protein MIGYVTVGTNDLEKAAAFYDRIAELLDTPRMMEDPGNFIAWGKPDGGAGIGLTKPFNGEPASVGNGVMVALAARDEAHVDEIYKTALELGGTCEGEPGWRGDSFYAAYFRDLDGNKLNAFIMKMG; this is encoded by the coding sequence ATGATTGGTTATGTGACTGTCGGAACGAATGATCTTGAGAAAGCAGCGGCGTTTTACGACCGCATCGCGGAGCTGCTCGACACGCCGCGCATGATGGAGGATCCGGGCAATTTCATCGCCTGGGGCAAACCTGACGGCGGCGCCGGGATCGGGCTGACCAAGCCGTTCAACGGCGAACCGGCCAGTGTCGGCAATGGCGTCATGGTCGCGCTGGCGGCTCGTGACGAAGCCCATGTGGATGAGATCTACAAGACTGCGCTGGAACTGGGCGGAACCTGCGAAGGTGAGCCGGGCTGGCGCGGCGACAGCTTTTACGCCGCCTATTTTCGCGATCTGGACGGCAACAAGCTCAACGCCTTCATCATGAAAATGGGCTGA